The sequence gaGCCTGAGCGTATGCCACAGTTGTAGAATGCAAGTCAAATTCGCAAACTACGAGACAGCTAAAGCttgagaataaaaaataattaccgtTGGAAAGAGATAAGTCCATGTAAAATTGCTTGAAATTCATAAGTCGTTGCTTCTTACTGTCATACTCAATTAAGCGAAAAGAAGGATTCTCGGAGTACACAGGTGTGAGACCAGGCATCGTCAACATGAAGCTTGAGGCACCTTCTGTTTTCGGGAATGTATCTGTAACAGTTTGTATGTACCATTGATCAGAGTGAGTGTGACCATACAGTTGAGCTAAAACAAATATCTTTGTTAGTGAAATTGCGATACAGTAatcttttaattattatttttacatggtTCGACTTCGCGTTACAAATGGCAGTGAACATAAATACCTGTAATAATATCTTTATAATCTTGTGTAGTTTGCTTCATATAAATACTTGAGTAGTTACTAATAAACGCTGGTTTTGTAACAAATTTGTCAACACTAAACAAGCAAAAATcaatatttacaatatttatttactttatcaCAAATTCTTAACACCTGGAACTAAAACGTGGCCAtatttaaatgcaaaaaaataataattttcggAACTACGGTACGCATGGAAGATATATCAATAAAAACTAGTtgttacccgtggaaaaatccacgggccgtccgtctttaaattacacaCTCTTTCGAGTACCCGTTGCACAACGCGTCTCGTGCggagagacagacaaaatacgttattattatagagatgattTGCACTCCACGTTTTATCTACCTTCAAGTTCGATCCATCATCTTTGCAGCACTTGGGAAGCTGATAGGTACTTATACTGATCTATCTCACATATACACCATTGTTCCCATATCAAAAGCTAAGGGGGATTTAGGCCCGTAACTGGGATCCGTTGGGCTTGTGCCTCTAGCGGGTACAAGCACTTAACAAGTCCGAAATATTTTATTGGCAGGTTGATACATGAGCTCTGGTTGTACATCGCGACATCTCGTTAGTATGTGTTAGTAGAAGGTATGTGAAAAGTAGGCTATCGCCTTCCCCTTATGGTATGTGGAAAGGAGTTAGTTTCCTAGTTTTGTGTACAGCAGTAAGTAGATGAATCGCGAGAGGTCATGGGTTTAAGTCTCACTCAATCCATCAAGATCATCATCTTTGAAACACTGGAATTCAATGTGTAGAATTGTTGTACTGAAATATCAATTACTTATGAACTAACCCTGGTGGGATGTGACCAGCAACAATAACTTTCTTTCCATCTTCTTTTGCTGTTTTAAGTTGCTGAATGAACCAGTTCATTTGCTCATCACCTATCTTTGTTACTTTAGCATCTTGTCGAATTGCTTTGTAAGACCAATACATTGTATGCAGGATAATTAAAACAGTTTTACCATCTGAAATTTAATACAGAAGAATAGATTGGTCAAAGAATACTATTCGTGGATCCTTTGATACTTATACGATGACATGTTTGTGCCATTAACTTATGTTAAGATTTAACAGGGTTATAACTCATAAATTTAGTTGTAACTTATAACCCGACCAGTTTAAAGTTAATATAAGTTACGGTGGCACAAATATGCCATTGTATATTAAAGATATTAATTTAACATTtcgaaaatttttctttcaaaatggcgctcaataaaataaaacggTACATCaaatagaaattttttacacaattaaATAAACGTAGGTGTTAAGTAGTCATGGCCCATGGTTAACTCGATCGGACCTCTGATAGTGACGGGCTAGTAGAATTAATGTACTTGTATAGAAGTATTTTACGTATAACTATCACATTGCGTATAGCTATCACATTGCGTATAGCTATCACATTGCGTATAGCTATCACATTGCGTATAGCTATCACATTGCGTATAGCTATCTGGTTTCTAGTGGGATTGTAGTCAAATTTTTCTGCTCATTCAGGTTGGCGTTTTGAACATTGTAGCTACATACATTTCAATGTTCAGCACTATAATTACACATTTTGGAGCtagttaatgacgtcataattttgcataattagtGAAATCATTAACACACATTTTGGGAATTAATAAAGATTCTTCAAAAAGTGATTTCTAGACAACTTTTTAAAGTCTTATATATGAGCTCAACCTGTTTTTTTCGCAGAAGGTAGCTTTTGAGAAgaatttttaattcttaaagtttttttatttttagtaaattttaatttttgaatatccgtGATATCCATTATGCGTCAACAGTGAAATTAATTTCGGAGGaatataaacaaacacaaagatataaacaaaaacaaaacaaagaaaatgcaTTGTTTCGTCAAACTTACTGTTAATATTGACAGAATAATATCCACCTTGATCAAACGAGGCGCGAAACGTTTCCACGAACTTTGCATCAGTATTTCCGCGCGTGATCAGTGGTTCCCACATCATTCTTATTTTGGAATAAAAGGCTGCTACATTTTCTGTCACGGGAAGGTTGTGATTTGGCTCGTCATTGTTTCCTAAACAAATGGAATGGGATAACTTATCGATAAAGATTTAGTCGGCAAACAAAATTACTAGCTAAAAATATTTGTACCCTATCATATCTCGAAACAAACACTGATTCGTctgttaaattaattttcagtaGAAACGTTCGTATAGGCGGAAAAATATTTCGTCACCACGAGTAAATTTGTCAATTTTGTCGAGAAATCTCGTAACGACTAAAAAAATGACGTGGCTAAAAGAATATGCTATAAGCATCGCTTTGATAAATGAAAAATCGTGTTATAAAATATCACGCAgccatttatttcattatttcagCGTATGGCGCCTGACCTTTAAACTCAACCGTTATTTCGAAAATTGTCCCAAGGATAAAACACCGGCGAATTCACAAACTGTGTTCCACAGTTAAGTATGTTATCATGGTGGGTATTTATgcaaaactagtcgttagcccgtggaaaatccacggattcgcccgtcctttttataccgcatttcgtgcttctcgctattgcgcagctaagctaccattttgcgtgacagacagacagacagacagacagacagacgtatacggtatTATAGAAGTgttgttgaaaatgtttttaagataaaatttaagaacgTACAACCAACACTGAGGATAGAACTGGTAGCAAAACATTTTCCTTAGCCACAAAAAGATGTTAGGCAGTACCCATTTTCCAAATGTCTAATAAGGGATAATTCCTGTGTAAAAACAAGAATAGAAGACACAAGTCTACTTCCTTCTCGTAAGGCTATTtgcaagagaaaaaaatatacacGAGGTAGCGTTAATATACAGAATATAAGCACGTGACCAAATATAACCAACCACAATactatatacaaagaaatagaaacatgcGCAATCCGCAATATGCAATTCTAACTTCTAcatcctgtttttttttaaatctaggTGCCCTGGTGGTGCCCTTTAAGTGGCACGAAAAAGGTAGGAAATTCTTACGGGTAGATATCACTGCGGGACTTGTTCTTTcgatttttgcttttatttggaAAACGAAGTTCAGCAAAATTACACTTATATTGTTTAGAATTATAATATATTCAAAATTACATTTTCTGTACAAAGTACTTATCTGTCTTCAAAACCATGTCAATCGCAAGCATAAGTTTTGTATTTTTCCATCGCAAAAAACTgttccgaacaaatttttaattttaggccTCTCAATCGCAGACATTCCGCAAAATTTTCCTAGTTTGAAGTAATAGGTGGCGCTACATCCAACACCTAATAAACATGTACCAGTAACTTACCAAACGCAAAGTATACTGGGATATCCGTGATCGCGTTACCAATAATGCTTGAGCTGTTGCCTAGTGACTGCATAATggtgtttgttgttgtgtcaGGAGTTATAAATTCTGAGTAATCATGCCCAGACTGATCAcctgaaataagaaaaaaaccaTTTCACTAACCTTGAATTTAAACTACATGTGGGAGTACCGcttcttattgttttttgtttgctgTGATATGAACAAGTTAACATTCTGCAGAGATAGAATGGCAAGATTGGTTTTAAAAGACTATTAGAACAAAATTTCGTATCTTTAAGCCAAACGATTGCACATGTACTTGAATATTTTAAACACCCGGTACTAAAATCAAGTTTAGTTTGGGGCTGAAATTTCTAAAATGTTACCTGTCATTAACACAAACTCCGCTTTATCGTCCATGTCATTGTATACCTTCTTCATTCTTGTTGCCGCCTCTTCGATTGTTATCCGAGGAAGATCACATTTATCGCGACCGTACTTCGCCACAGATTCTGCTTTAGGATTTGGTGAACCTCCTTTAAGCGAAATCGATCGACAAAAACCATTTTTCACTGCAATTGTTGGATCGTAGAACAAGTCGAGATGAGTGTCAGATATGTGGAAAAACCTGTGCAAATGTGATTCGTGTTCAGCGTCATTGTTGTGCTCTTTAGCGTGTATAACGATTAAAGCGATAATTAAAGCGATACTTAACAATACAAGAAGCACGATAGCCACACGATATATCGTTCTTTCTCGTGTTGTTGGTTTGTCGTTACCAACAAGGGCTTGTCCTTCGTCCTACAATAAGTACAGTAAATATAAACAGAAGGAAATTTTGTATTTGCTTTTTAGAAACAAAGCATTTGTCTTTTGTTCATATTGTAGTCTCACCtacctttttttaaatacacttTCCTTCCCTGAACAGgcgaaaattaaacaaaaaattattgacTGCCTTAGGGCGCTCATTTTCAGCCGGTCATGTGCGCAGCTCAAATCTCGTACGCTGGTAATCTTCCATATCTTCTGTTGTTTTCAATTGTTCGAGAAATCATGGGAAACATAGGTATGTATCGAAATTGTAATTGTTCCGGCCCCGCAAATGTACCCGGGTACCTAATGACTCCAGCCCCGCTTTTGAATTAGGGTTGTTAAGAAAAAGTATTAGAACCGTTTTTAGTGTATTTATAACACTGCAAGTAGAATTATATACCCTATTAGATCCGGGGGTGTTCGAACATATTAAAACCGGAAACTTTAGACAGGCTTGTGCAAATTGAActaaacttggcacacttatggTACGTCATGAAGAagcaaaatggcggcaataaattttttcttatgtcagcacttttctgtgccgtcatcaaaagcttaaaatttgttcaaaataccactatctgccTAAAATcaaattactttagttctacagCGAGGTTTTACATCCGGTGTCGCGGAAAATAAGTAGTCCCCTAAAAAAGTACTCCCCAGTATTTATTTCCGGGAAAAAGGTACTCCCAAGTATATATTTCCCAGGAAATTGATACTCCCGGGAGTACTCTTATCCTAGGAAATAAAGACTCCTTCGGGAAATAAGTACTTCCGGGAGTATAAATTTCCTAGGAAATAAGCACGCTTAAGACATGAAATAGAAAttgagggaattaattttcgcttatttgcgggttttctttgccaagatttgaaccagcgaagtATATTATTTCGAAAAGTTCTTGAAAATTCTTCACAAACCCCtaggaaaataaaagaaactcgTCCCCAATAGGTCAAAACCAGGAAAATTAGCTCAcgcaaaatgcaatttttctgattttattttttgaccgcGAAAATGGATTCCCCCTCTTAAGTCAGATTTTGTCAGACTTTTAGACCCCCCTCCCCTATGAAGGCTGCCGTCATATGTCAACGATCCCTAAGTACGAGGGTAAACTGAGCCTTGAATATAGTTTTGACAATAATTATGAATTGTTATGAAACGTGATACgtgatgtaaaaatattttgaaatttttttgatgacgtcgcgATTTGGGGAATTTTTGGTACTGGGAGAACAATTCGCGATAACTTTTGATTGGATGAACCGATTTGCATGAAATTTTGCACAAAGGATCTTTGTTATGAAAGCTAACACgtgatgtaaaaatatttcgaaatttttttgatgacgtcacgatTTGGGGAATTTTTGGTACTGGGAGAACAATTCGCGATAACTTTTGATCGAATATAAGccgtcattattaatttctagcGATATTTTCGACTTTTCAGtcgtcttgtttttttttgccaTAAACTTGTTTGTGACGAAAGTATTTAATTGATGGCAAAATCATTATGGGaaatgaaagaatgaaaaaagagaaaaattttcTTGACTATTTTCCCTTGTTTTTGGCATTTTTGACAAGTTCGAATATAGTTTTTAACATCATCGACCATACCATGCCAATAAAATCTCTCGGATACTTTTTGGTAGGTCGAGTCGCGTCCTCTATGACCACTCATTGCCACTGACTCGACAGTTTCATTGATGCCCTCGTGTATGTCGTGAATGATGGCATTCTTTCtttgattttcaaaaataactcTTCTGGTCCCTTTAAACGTCAGATGACCatcaacaattgaaaagtttttaCTCGATTTCCTAAAGTTACTTTTGTctcctttttttttatatgagcaGGGTACTGCCCATTTCTAATATAATTCTCAATATCTGGCAATTTCACATGCTTATTCGTCGACATGTTGATTAAAATTAAGAAGCTTGAATAACATAAACATTCGAATTTTTTCATACACATGCAATGGAGAGTCTTCTTCTGGGAGTGCTTTTTTCCTAGGAAAAAAGTACTCCGTAGCTTTAATCGGGGGAGTACTTATTTCCTAGAGGGAGTACTTTTTTCCCAGGATAAAAGTACTCCGGGAGTATTTATTTCCGGGAAATAAGTACTCCGGGAGTACTTTTTTTCAGGGAGTACTTATTTTCTGCTACACCGGTTTGAAGTTTccgaaagctaaataaaagttaaaaatattttttcgggtTTTACATAGTTCGCATGGAAAGATCCCCAAAAAGTGCTCGGAAATCcggttttttctgattttcaggtaaaatccgaaaaaaattgaaaaacgaaATAATGACGTGTCAACATGCCGAAGAATTCTACTTGATGAAACATGAAACAAAGTTTTGTTGAAATTTACACCCTCCTTCCGAGGTTGTTTTGTC is a genomic window of Hydractinia symbiolongicarpus strain clone_291-10 chromosome 14, HSymV2.1, whole genome shotgun sequence containing:
- the LOC130625642 gene encoding acid sphingomyelinase-like phosphodiesterase 3b isoform X1 encodes the protein MDEGQALVGNDKPTTRERTIYRVAIVLLVLLSIALIIALIVIHAKEHNNDAEHESHLHRFFHISDTHLDLFYDPTIAVKNGFCRSISLKGGSPNPKAESVAKYGRDKCDLPRITIEEAATRMKKVYNDMDDKAEFVLMTGDQSGHDYSEFITPDTTTNTIMQSLGNSSSIIGNAITDIPVYFAFGNNDEPNHNLPVTENVAAFYSKIRMMWEPLITRGNTDAKFVETFRASFDQGGYYSVNINNGKTVLIILHTMYWSYKAIRQDAKVTKIGDEQMNWFIQQLKTAKEDGKKVIVAGHIPPGVDKFVTKPAFISNYSSIYMKQTTQDYKDIITAQLYGHTHSDQWYIQTVTDTFPKTEGASSFMLTMPGLTPVYSENPSFRLIEYDSKKQRLMNFKQFYMDLSLSNALEKPIWDVDYNLSEEYNIKNGLTASVVESVLRKLLDPEDHGVTVSNYFRHYRSRFDGDMKLRYMEYCGGIYQTEASFKECMKYYNNGLF
- the LOC130625642 gene encoding acid sphingomyelinase-like phosphodiesterase 3b isoform X2; this translates as MDEGQALVGNDKPTTRERTIYRVAIVLLVLLSIALIIALIVIHAKEHNNDAEHESHLHRFFHISDTHLDLFYDPTIAVKNGFCRSISLKGGSPNPKAESVAKYGRDKCDLPRITIEEAATRMKKVYNDMDDKAEFVLMTGDQSGHDYSEFITPDTTTNTIMQSLGNSSSIIGNAITDIPVYFAFGNNDEPNHNLPVTENVAAFYSKIRMMWEPLITRGNTDAKFVETFRASFDQDGKTVLIILHTMYWSYKAIRQDAKVTKIGDEQMNWFIQQLKTAKEDGKKVIVAGHIPPGVDKFVTKPAFISNYSSIYMKQTTQDYKDIITAQLYGHTHSDQWYIQTVTDTFPKTEGASSFMLTMPGLTPVYSENPSFRLIEYDSKKQRLMNFKQFYMDLSLSNALEKPIWDVDYNLSEEYNIKNGLTASVVESVLRKLLDPEDHGVTVSNYFRHYRSRFDGDMKLRYMEYCGGIYQTEASFKECMKYYNNGLF